From Desulfomonilia bacterium:
GAAATACTGCAGAAGGCAGCAGGGATAAGAGATCCATTCATTGTCGAGAACGGCAGCGCCATATATATCCCGAAAGATTATGAGATCATTTGCAGCAAGGATGCACAGGCCATCGGAGAATACCGGCTGATAATGCTTGGACTAAACTACATGGCAATACGATCTTTCGTAAGCAGTATAAGCAAGGATTATCAGGTGAAGGGTTTCGGTGATATGTCAGCCGCCGAGATTTCTGAATTGTCTGGTCTTTCTCTTGAACAGGCAGGTATGGCAAAGATGAGGGAATTCACTGAGCCGTTCATAATCGGCAACAGAAAAATGATACCTGCACTAAGAGCATCTGCAAATCTGAGGGGTATAGCGATAACAGAAGGCGGCCGATTTTATCATTTCATTGGAAGTAGCAGCAACAAAGGGCTAGCAGTAGGCCGGCTCAGAAGCATCTATTCGAGAACAAGATTGCGGGAAATGCTTACTATTGGCATTGGAGACTCGCAAAATGACTTTTCCATACTTTCCTGTGTCGATATTCCTGTTCTGATTCCTCACCCTGACGGCTCATATGCCGATATCGACCTGCCCGGAATGATACGTGCCAGATATCCGGGAAGCATGGGGTGGAATGATGCCGTTACTTCCATTATCGAACGCTTATTAGAAAACAACTCTTAACTGAGTGTTGAAAGGAGGATGCGTTGGATCATAAACGATTTTCGACATCCTTGAGAGACCATGTCAGAACCAAGATCGAACAACTCGAGAGCGCGGATATAGTAATAGGCATCCCGAGTTTTCATTGCGATACAACCATTGCACATGTACTTGAAACAGCTACAAAGGGTATTCAGAAGCATTATTCCGAGCATAGAACCCTTATTATCGTATCCGATGGAGGATCAACCGATGATACCAGGGAAGTGGCACTGCTTTTTGATGAAAGATCTTACGGTATAGAAAAGATAGTAACCAT
This genomic window contains:
- a CDS encoding HAD-IIB family hydrolase → MYRKNLDDLCQRTLIFTDLDGSLLNHDDYSFSDAKRALKFIRSKSIPLIFCSSKTRMEIEILQKAAGIRDPFIVENGSAIYIPKDYEIICSKDAQAIGEYRLIMLGLNYMAIRSFVSSISKDYQVKGFGDMSAAEISELSGLSLEQAGMAKMREFTEPFIIGNRKMIPALRASANLRGIAITEGGRFYHFIGSSSNKGLAVGRLRSIYSRTRLREMLTIGIGDSQNDFSILSCVDIPVLIPHPDGSYADIDLPGMIRARYPGSMGWNDAVTSIIERLLENNS